The following nucleotide sequence is from Dyella sp. BiH032.
GTGCAGTTGGCGGTGGCGAAAACGGGCGCCCATAATCGCGATTTCCCCTCGCCAGTCAGGATTTCCGATGAATGCCCCGACGCGTATCGATACCACCCGCACCGTCCGAGCGCCGCGCGGTTCCGAGCTGAGCTGCAAAAGCTGGCTTACCGAGGCCCCGTTCCGCATGCTGCAGAACAACCTCGACCCCGATGTCGCGGAGAACCCGGCCGAACTCGTGGTGTACGGCGGCATCGGCCGCGCCGCGCGGAACTGGGAATGCTTCGACGCCATCCTGCGCGCGCTGCGCGAGCTTAACGACGACGAGACCCTGCTGATCCAGTCCGGCAAGCCGGTGGGCGTGTTTCCCACGCACCCGGATGCGCCGCGCGTGCTGCTGGCCAATTCCAACCTGGTGCCGGCCTGGGCGAACTGGGAGCACTTCAACGAGCTGGATAAGAAGGGCCTGATGATGTACGGCCAGATGACGGCCGGCTCGTGGATCTACATCGGTTCGCAGGGCATCGTGCAGGGCACCTACGAGACATTCGTCGAGATGGGCCGCCAGCACTATGCCGGCAACCTGAAAGGCAAGTGGATCCTCACCGCCGGCCTCGGCGGCATGGGCGGCGCGCAGCCGCTGGCCGCTTCGCTGGCCGGCGCGTGTTCGCTGAACGTCGAATGCCAGCAGAGCCGCATCGACTTCCGCCTGAAGACCCGCTACGTGGACGAACAGGCCACCGACCTGGACGACGCGCTGGCGCGCATCGCCAGGTACACGGCGGCCGGCGAAGCCAAGTCGATCGCGCTGCTGGGCAATGCGGCCGACGTGCTGCCGGAACTGGTGCGCCGCGGCGTCAGGCCCGACGCGGTGACCGACCAGACCAGCGCGCACGACCCGGTCAACGGCTACCTGCCCAACGGCTGGACGGTGG
It contains:
- the hutU gene encoding urocanate hydratase, encoding MNAPTRIDTTRTVRAPRGSELSCKSWLTEAPFRMLQNNLDPDVAENPAELVVYGGIGRAARNWECFDAILRALRELNDDETLLIQSGKPVGVFPTHPDAPRVLLANSNLVPAWANWEHFNELDKKGLMMYGQMTAGSWIYIGSQGIVQGTYETFVEMGRQHYAGNLKGKWILTAGLGGMGGAQPLAASLAGACSLNVECQQSRIDFRLKTRYVDEQATDLDDALARIARYTAAGEAKSIALLGNAADVLPELVRRGVRPDAVTDQTSAHDPVNGYLPNGWTVEQWFERRKNDPAGTAKAAKSSMRRHVEAMLAFQAMGIPTFDYGNNIRQMAKDEGCTNAFDFPGFVPAYVRPLFCRGVGPFRWVALSGDPEDIYKTDAKVKELVPDDPHLHRWLDMARERISFQGLPARICWVGLGTRHKLGLAFNEMVRKGELKAPVVIGRDHLDSGSVASPNRETEAMKDGSDAVSDWPLLNAMLNVAGGATWVSLHHGGGVGMGYSQHSGVVIVCDGSEAADRRIARVLWNDPGTGVMRHADAGYDIAVRCAKEQGLKLPML